Below is a genomic region from Paraburkholderia phenazinium.
GCCAGGTTCACCGCGGTCGTGCTCTTGCCGACCCCGCCCTTGCCCGACGCCACCGCGACGATGTTCTTCACATTCGGCAACAGTTTCACGCCGCGCTGCACGGTATGCGCCGCGATCTGCTGCGACACCTGCACACGCGCTTCGGCGACGCCCGGCACGGCGCGCAACGCGTCTTCAACCAGCGTGCGGAGCGCTTCAAACTGACGTTTGGCCGGATAGCCGAGTACCAGGTCGACGCTAACCGTGGCACCATCAATAGCGGTGTTCTTGAGATTTTTCGCCGCCGCAAACGGGCGGCCCGTGTTGGGGTCAGCGACGCTCGCGAGGGCGGCGTCGACCAATGCCCGATCAATGCTCATTGAGACTCCGTGGGGAACACTTGGGGCGCGGCCGAATCGAAGTTTCGGCCACCGTCCGGAAATTGAAAGAAATTGTTATGCGGCATTGCGAAAATCGGCCTTGCCGGGCACCCTTCGGCAGCAGCAGGCTAGAGGGTCGCATCGCTGCTCGCTTCAGACATCATTGTAGTGGCTGGCGCCAAGCCGTGCCGGAAGACCCTTCTTCGTGCAGTTGCTGTCCGGTCTCCATTGCGGTCGACCCGCTTTAATAATCAAGAGGATTCAAAATGAACGCAAAAGTCATGACTCGCTTCGCAGTATTCGCAGTAGCCGGCTCGCTGCTGGCAGGCTGCGCAACCCAGCAAGGCACCAACACCGCCGTCGGTACAGGCGTGGGTGCCGGCACGGGCGCCGCGCTCGGCGCGATCTTCGGCGGCGGTAAGGGCGCGGCCATCGGCGCCGGCGTCGGCGCTGCGGTGGGCGGCATCACCGGCTACAACTGGCAGGCCATCCACAACAAGCTGTCGGGCGCCACCAAGGGCACGGGCACGCAGATCACCGAACAGCCGGACGGTTCGCTCAAGCTGAACATCCCGAGCTCGGTCACGTTCGACACGAACAGCTACGCCATCAAGCCGTCGTTCGCACCGGTGCTCGATCAACTGTCGCAGACCTTGACGCAGAATCCGGAAATCATCGCGCAAGTGGTGGGCTATACGGACAGCACCGGTTCGCCGGCGTATA
It encodes:
- a CDS encoding OmpA family protein, with amino-acid sequence MNAKVMTRFAVFAVAGSLLAGCATQQGTNTAVGTGVGAGTGAALGAIFGGGKGAAIGAGVGAAVGGITGYNWQAIHNKLSGATKGTGTQITEQPDGSLKLNIPSSVTFDTNSYAIKPSFAPVLDQLSQTLTQNPEIIAQVVGYTDSTGSPAYNQTLSVNRAQSVTGYLGQRGINPQRLSAEGMGQNNPVADNNTDAGRAANRRVEIYLRATAQHAQ